The genomic interval TAATCTCTCATTTCAGCGGCAATACCCTTTTTGACGGTATAGGCTCAATCTTAATAGGGATACTTCTCTGCACAATTGCCTTTGTTTTAGGAAAAAAAATGAAGTCTCTAATGATTGGGGAATCAATACCAAAAGAAATCTCTGACTTTATAAAAAAGACATTTTTAGAGAAAGATGGAATTATAGGGATAGTCGATCTTAAATCAATGGTTTTAGGGGAAAAATCAATGCTTGCAGCATTAGAGGTTGAATTTAAAAAAGAAATGACTGCTGAAAAAATCAGAGAGATTATTGACTTATGCGAAAAAGAGATTACAAAAAAATTCCCTGAAGTGAAAAACATCTATGTTGAAGTAAGGGTTAGGGAGTAAATATGTTTTTAAATCTTGCAATAATAACAGGTTTTTTATTTTTCACTTTTTACTTTGTTTATAAATTTGTAAGAAATGATTTTAAAGGTTTGGATGTTGCCGACGAAGAAAAAAACAAAACAGATAAACTTTTCAAAATTCTAAACGAAATCATTGACAGGCTTCCTGAAAAAGACAGGGACTTTGTGGTAAAAAACGGGGAAGACTTTGCCCTGCAATACTTTGATTTAAAGGCAAAAGAACTTGAAAAAGAAAGAAAAAGGGAAAACAAACTTAAAAACTTTTACTTTTTTTCAGCAATAAAACTTGAAGGGGAATTAATTTTTCTCATTAACTATTTTAAGGTTAAAAAAGATTTAATTGAAAAAATGAAAGGAATTCAAATCCCCGACGAATATTATTCAATTGCAAGTGAGTGGGAGAATAGTTGCAAAAAATATTTTAGCCATTAATATAAAATTTATCAGGGCTTTTTAAATTAAATCAAGGATAACAGGTTTGAATCAATGGTTCTTAGGAAAAATCAATGCTTACAGAGTTAGAAGCTCAATTTAAAAAGAATAACTGGTAAAAAATGAGAAAGATTATTTATTTGTACAATAAAGAAATTGAGAAAAAAAACAATAGAAAGAAATATTAAAATAAATTTGCTGGAGAATTTATGGATTTAAGTCTCGTAATAATAATTATTCTTGTCATCTTACTAAGTTACATTTCTGCCTTTTTTGAAACAAAACTTTATGACAAGTCAACAAGCGCAGAAGAGGAAGAAAAAAAAGCAATTGAACTGGTTAAACTAATCGCTGAAATTTTCAAAAGGCTTAATGATGAGGATAGAGAATTTATTAATAAATATAGAGAAGACTTTTCCAACAAATATTTTGATGCAAAAAACAAAACAGTGCATACAAGTGCAAATTCAAAAAAAATCTATTATCTTTTTGTATCATTAAGACTGGAAGGAGTATTGATTTTTTTAATTAATTACGCAAAGTTTAAAAGAAATCTATTTTTGCTGGACGGAATTAATATTCCAGATGAATATTATTCGCTTGCAACTGAATGGGAAAATAAATGTTTAACTTATTTCTCCACTAACATATAAATTTTTCAGGGTATTTTGCATTAAATCTTGAAAAAAGTTTTTTAACCGTACCAATTGCCTCTTCTTTTGATGTTTTTTCATCAAAATAAATCGGGAAAAGAAAGTTTATTGTTTTTTCTTTGTAATCAAGCCCCAACAAGACAACAGGTAAATTCAGAGTTTTTGCAATAAAGTAAAACCCACTCTTCCAATTCTTAACAGGCTTTCTCGTTCCTTCAGGCGATAGAGCAAGTATAAATTTGTCCCTTTTTTCAAACTCTTTAATCATTTTTTCAACAAAACTGTGGTGCTTGCTTCTATCAACAGGGACACCGCCTAAATACCTGAAAAGCCTTCCAAACGGCCATTTAAAGATGGTATGCTTGCCAAACCAGCTAACCTTAACCTCAACCAAAAATGAAAAAAACATTAAGTGTACAAAATCCCAATTAGAGGTATGAGGTGCAACAAGCACTATTCCTTTTTTAAAGTCAGGAAGTTGGCCACTTACACTCCATCTGAAAAAGAAAAATAAACCTTTGCAATTAACTTTAAAAAGGCATTTTTTCTCATTGGAAGGTTTTTGTAAGAATTTAGATAAGATACATCAATCATTTACAATACTTTCAAGTTTTTCCCCGTTTAAAAATTTTCTCAAATTTTTAACGAAAAAATCAAACTGCTTTTCCCAGAAATCAGGCTCTAACGCAGAGATGTGGGGGGAAATAATAACATTGTCAAAACCCCACAACAGAAAGTTTTCATCTGGTGGTTCAATCTCACAAACATCAGTTGCGTAACCGTTAATTTTTCCTTTTTTCAATCCTTCTGCAATATCTTTTTCATTTACAACCTTTCCCCTTCCCACATTTACAATGTAGGGGCAATTTTTAAAACTTTCAATTTTTTCATAATTAAAAAAATGGCTGGTTGTTTTATCGGCAGGAATAGCAATGAAGACAGCGTCTGAATCAGGAAGGTAGTCCATCCACTCATCTAAAGTATAAACCTTGAAGGGAATGTCTTCTTTTTTTCTCTTAATAATCCTCACTTCCTTAACAACAGAGGATAACATTTCAGCAATAACCTTTCCTATTCCGCCATATCCAAGCACAACCGCTATCATATCCTTTAAAGGCTTTCTTTTTTTATCTAAAAAGAAATCCCCTATTTCTTTTCTTGCCCATTTTCTTTCAAGGTAATTTTTTATAATCTTGCTATGACCAAAGTGAAGAGCTAAAAATAGGGAAAAGGCAAACTCTCCTATCTGCCTTCTATCAACAGGGGAAGCATTTGTGAGAATTACCCTATCAAGCAATCCTTCAACTGAAAAAAATTTCCCCACACCAATCTGTGGAGTATGAATCCATTTTAAATTTCTTGCATAAGTAAAACAATCTTTTCCGCAGTACCAGCCAAAATAAATATCTGTATCTTTAATTTCTTTAATTAGATTTTCTTTTGATTTCAGATAAACAACTTTAATTTGAGGAAACTCTTTTTGTAATCTTATAGCGTATTTTTCAGGTATATTCCAGACATCAACAGGGTGAAGGGTATTTATCAATACCTTCATTTTTTCTCAGCGACAACCTTCCTTGTACCGTCCATCATTGTTCTTATATGTTGAATCTTGAACAATTCATCAAACATTGTTTCCACATCCCTGTTGTTTACAAATTCAGCATCTTCCTTCTCACAGTCTTTTTCTGAAAAGAAAAAGGTAACAAGTAAGCCTCCGTCTTCCATTATTGAAGCAGCTTTGGACAGGTACTCAGGCATCTTATCTGTTTTTACTTTATTAAAAAGATTTTCCACAACAACAACATTGTAACTGCCTTTTTCAAGAGACATAAAATCCTGATTTGAAATATTAGTAACCTCAAATCCCTTTTCTTTGAAAAACATAGCCACGTCATCGTTTCCCTGATATTCGGAAACAATAAGTACAGAACCGTCTAAGTCTGCTAACTGCTCAATGTTTTCAATGTATTTACGCTGGAAAAAGTAATCTTTCTCAAGTTCCATGGCTATTACCCCTTATTATTTTAAGATAATATTTAAATAATTATTAATATCTAAATAATCTCTTCCACATAACCTATTTATTCTCGCTTTTTTTACAGCTTTGTCAAGAACATTTTTATTGTAAGCAAAATTTCCGGTAAGTGTGTAAAGTGCATTAAAAAAGGACTTATTAACATTTGGGAGGGTTTTTAAAGTATCTGAAAAAACAATGCTATTTTTGATTTTGGTCAAATTTTCTTCCTCAAAAACCACCGGTGAAAGCATCAATTTTTTAACCATACCGCTGATTTTTTTTGCAACATAATTGGCCTTTTCAGGATTTGTCCCACAGTATGCAACAAAAAAGGTATGACCGCCTTTATAGGTTAAATAACAACCTATTGAGTATGCCAATCCTTCCTTTTCCCTTATCTGAAAAGCAATTTTGTCTGAAGCATTGGCAGTTAAAAGTTTTAATTTTGCGTATTCATCAACTGGCAGATTGTCTTTCACTGGATAAATAAGATATACATACGCCTGCTTAGAGTTTAAATTTATAACTTTGTTGTGATTCTTTACCTTTGCAACTGGCAAATTGTTAACTATTTTTGTTTTGTTTTTTGAATAAAACCTATCCTTCAAAACAGATTTAACCCTCTCTTCGTTAAAGTTTCCGTATATTGAAACAAGTATATTTGAAGTATCAAGGTATTCCTTTAAGAATTCCCTCAAATCATTCTCACTTAACTTTGGAGAAAAATTATAATCCGGGAGAGAAACAAAGCCATCAGGAAAATATGTTTTCCATATCTCTTCCTTTGCCCTCTCCTTCGCCTTGTTTCTCATTATGTTTGAACCAAAGGTTGACTTTGTAGCAATAACAAAGTCTGGGTTGTTGAAATTTTTTACCTCTTCAATTAATTGAGATGCAAGAATTAGTGCCCTATCTGTGTTTTCAGGTAAAACCTTTATTCTTACAAATCCGAAGTAATCGTTTGTATAGTAATCATCAAAAGGAATGAATGGGTAATCATAAAACTGTACTTCAGCACCTAAAAGTTTGAATTTGTCATCAAATTTTTTTTCTTTAACCTGAAACAAATGCCCCACAAAATCTGAAACCGCTGGTAAACTATGTTTTTTTTCTAAAAACTTTTTATTTTTAAAGCAGATTGTTATCCCTGTTGCAACTGATTTAGCGTCTTTTTTCAAAATAAAATTTCCTCCAAATACAAAACTTGTGAAAACCAAAAACATTAAAGCAATATTAATTTTTTTTATCATTTTTCTTTCCCTCTATAAAAACCGATTTCTTATCAAAGTTTTTAACTTTTTCCGCAAATGCTTTAACATCATTATAATTAACCTTCTTATAGTAAATTAAATCAGTACACCCTGCTGCAAGATAAGGTGCCATCAACATACCGTAAAAATGTGGCCTTTCAAGGGCAAAAAGGGTGTCTGCTTTACTGGAAATTTTAAACTCTTTAATTTTCCCATCGGTGATAAAATCAGGATTTTTTATTGCAGATTTTACTATCTTTTCCACCTTTTTGGCTTCTTCATCACTCTTAACCTTAACCCTTACCTTAATCAAACCGTAATCATCAGTATAATCTGTTGAAATAGATGCTTGAGGGTCTATCTCGGTTAATTTTTTATTCAAGAAAGAGTTTAACAAGTCTGTATAACACTCCTGCAAAGGGAAATCTTTAGAATTTGCTTTAACCCCTTTTATCACAAAGTAAAAAACATTATAGGGTAGTGAAGGTACATTAATTTTTTCAAAATCCTTTTCCCATTTTATCTCCCAGTTTTTCCCTTCAACCTCAACAGGCTTAACATTACCAAAATACTCATTCAAATAATCCATAACCTTCTGTTTTTCGAAATCACCTGAAATCAAAATAACCATATTTTTAGGAGAGTAGTATCTCTTGTAAAAATTCCATATTGTTGCCCTTTTCAAAGACTTTACGCTTTTCTCGTCTCCAATAACCTTCATCTCATACGGTGTCCCCATAAAAATAGCCTTTCTAAAAGCCTTTTCCTCTTCAAACTGCGGAGACATTCTGTCTTTTCTTATCTCTTCAATAACAATGCCTTTTTCTTTACCTATTTTATCCGCAGGAATAATTGAGTGTAAAAGCATATCAGATTGAATTTCAATCCCCTTTTCAAAGTATTCTTTTGAGGTAAGCAAGTAATAAGCAGTGTAATGGTCTGAGGTAGAAGCATTGTTGTAGCAGCCTATTGCATCAAAATCGTTGTACAACTGCCTCTGTGTTCTCTTTTCAGTACCGTTAAACATTAAGTGTTCAAGTAAATGGGAAATTCCATTTATCTCTTTTGTTTCATGCTTTAAACCAACCTTTACAACAACGGTTGATGAAATTACCGGGTTTTCTGCAACCTTAACAAAAACAACTTTTATGCCGTTATTTAATGTAGCATACTCGCATCTTGGAGAAGAAGCAAAAAGCAATACAGGAAAGAATAATATAAAAAACAAATACTTCAAATTTACCTCCGCTTACTTTTTCAAATTTATTTTAATATTTTAGCATAAAATAAAAAATTATACAGTTTAAAAACACCAATTAAAATTGAGTATCTATAACTATATGTCTTCCCTGTTCTTTAATTAACTTTTCAAGAGAGAATTGTATTTTAGCTCCTTTGGTCTCAATATAAATATAATTTACGGTTGTTTCAACAATCAAAGGCTTGTGTAATTTTTTTATCTCCCCTATTGTGCCTACGAAAGTGTCATCAAGATAAACTTTTGCGTTTAAATCTCTAACATTAAACCTCACAAATACTTTGTCCACTTTATTTTCCTCTTTTTTTACCTTTGGACTTTCAAAGTTATTATTTACCAATTCTTTGTTTTCAGAATAAACAGGCGCAGGCTCAAGGTGTTTGTTTAAGTTTATCTGCTCTCCTGGATTGATTGAAACCCTCACAGTATAGGTTTTGTATCCAGGCTTTTTGGCAGTGATAGTATGGGTCCCTGGTTTTACCACAAGGAATTTAGGAGAGCCGTCAAAATCGTCAGCCTTTCCTACATACAAACCATCAAGGTAAATGTCTGCGTCTTTCGGTTTTATGTTTATATCATACGCAGACAATCCCTTTTCACGGTATGAATGGACATCATTGTAGATAGCTGAGCCTATCAAAATCCCCAATAATGATGCAGCAACAATTGCAGCGCCGCTATCATCAGTATCAACAGAGCCACCGACACTAACATATCCATTACCTGTTGGATATGCCGCTCCTCCTCCAACATAAACCCTGTGACATGAAACCATAGTAAGGGCTATTATAGTCATTATAGAAATTATCTTTTTCATACAATCCTCCGTAATAAATCATTTCAAAAAATTTGGATTCAATTTTTATGCCACATTTCTATTCTTTTTTAAGGAAAAACCTGTATTTACCAGAGAAGTAATCTACCTTTTTCCAGTATTCATCGTTGTTATACTTTTTTTCAAGATAGGTTCTTAAAGGGAGTATTTGCATTGCAGGCTCCCATTTATACGGTTTATCATCCCCCTCTTTAAATATCTTTCCCTCTTCCATAGCCCATGAAAACTCTGCAAGACTCATATTTTCGCTTTTCATTAGCCTTTCTAAGGCTTTTAGTTTTCCAAAATCTTCAGGGTTGTCAAAGTAAAAAGCAATTGAATAAATATAGGCATTGTGAAAATGCTCAGGGTTATTTAAGAGTGCATGGAATTTTAACCTTATTCCCATAAGCATTATTAATTGTAAAGCCTCTTTCCCCAGCCCTAAGCCAGGGTAATTTTGCCCGGGCAGCCTTGGCTTTTCTTTTGTAAAACTTCCTTTTATGTTTTGAAGGCATAACCACTCAATTTTCATTACAGGAAAAATATTCTTAAAAGAGGTTTTTCGGACAACAAGCTCTGCAATAAATTTATTTTTTCTAAAAGGCGGTTCAAATACCACAAGGTAGTCAGAGCCGTCTTCCCTCTTGCCAATTTTAACATCAATCTCATTAAAGCCCTTTTCACGCAGGAGATTTACCATTCCGTACTTTTTAAGGGCAAGCTTAATACCGCTTTTAGTATAAAAATCAAGGAATCTCTCCTCTTTTTTTTCGCTTAAAATATCACCAAGAGATAAATCATAAGCACAACCAGATGTCAATTCTGCTCTTGTTAAATGCTTGTAAACCCACCTGAATTTGAGAGGAATATTAAACATTTAGTCTCCCTTATATACCCATTTTATAAAGTTATAGTAAAGCTTCCAGGAGTCTTTTCCGTACCCTCCCCCTGCAACAACACCCATTGGCAAATTTTGCTGTTTTACAAAATTATACACAAATTTGTCCCTTTCAAGCACCCCTTCTGTAGAAATATTAAAAGTGCCAAAGCTATCATCTATATGAATATCTGAGCCTGCAATATAAACCACGAAATCAGGATTAAACTTATCAAAAACCTCAGGAAGATAGTATTTTAATTGAAGAAGATATTCGCTGTCTTCAGTTCCGTCTGGAAGAAGTATATCCATATTATTTTTCTTATTTATAGTATCCCAGTTATCTCTATGAATAGAAAAGGTAAACACATTCTCATTTTTCTCAAAAATTGTAGCTGTACCATTGCCGTGGTGATAATCAAGGTCTATTACCAACACTTTCATCTCTCCGTACTTTTTAAATAGCTTAACAATAGCTATGGCAACATCGTTTACAGGGCAAAATCCCTCGCCCTTGTCTTTTTTTGCGTGGTGATAACCTCCCCCTAAATTAAAACAAACTGTTTTATCCTGGTAAGCAGAAAAAAATGTTTGAATTGTGCCCCCTGTAACATACTTAAAAAAATCTATAATGTCTGTATCAAAGGGATTGGCATAGTCAAGAAATAGAATTTTTGCAAGAAACATAGGGTCTTTTAATTTTTCAACATAATTTTTTGAATGCACCAAGCGAAAATCATCCCAGGTGGCCGGTTCCGGTTCCTTTATGTAAGATGGCTTTACAATCTTTTCTTCAAGCAGTTTATCCCTTATCTTTCTATATTTATTGCAGTCAAAAGAACTTCTCGGCCCTTTTTCACATAACCCTAAAAAATACTCTGTTGAAAAGTACAAACAGGGTTTAGGTTTGAAAAGTCTCATACAACTCCTTAACCTGTTTTCTTGTATATTCAATGCCGTCAGAATTATCAATAATATAGGTTGCGTACTTTTTTTTCTCCTCAATATCCATTTGAGTTTTTATAAACCTCTCAGCATCTTCCCTGCTCATTTTATCCCTCTCCATAAGCCTTTTTAACTGCACTTCAAAGGGGGCATACACAACTATAATCTCTTTAAATCTTTTATGACTGCCACTTTCAATTAGTAATGCAGCATCAACAATTATCAAATTTGAATCAGCCTGATTTACAAGCTCATTTTCCCTCTCAATAATTGCAGGGTGGGTAATTGAGTTAAGCAGTTCTCTCTTTTCCTTATCTGAAATAATTATTTCTCTCAGTTTTTTTCTATTTAAATTACCGTCAGGAAGAATGACATCTTTTCCAAAATATTTTTCTATCTCTTTTAAAACAGGGCTACCCTTTGAAACAACTTCCCTTGCAACCCTGTCTGCATCAATTACAAATGCCCCTAACTGCTCAAACATTGAAGAGACAAGGCTTTTTCCCGTTGCAATACCGCCTGTTAGTCCCACAATCCTTTTTTCTTTTATTTGCATAGCAATTCCATTAACTTTTCCACCAGTTGATAGGGTGTATTCTCTCTTAATAACACTTTGTTTAAACCAATTTCCATTGAATCCTTTGACTTTTTCAGAACCTCATCTACAGCCTTTTCCTGAATTATTTTCAACACTCTGTACCTCAACCTTTCCAGCCTTCTCTCCTCAACACTTTTTTGAGCATTCTTTTCAACACCAATTAACATATAGTCAACTAACTCTTCCACCCCTTTTCCCGTGGTTGCAATTGTTTGAAAGATAGGCGTGTCTTTTTCGGAAAGGGTATTGAAGTGGTTTAAAATAGTTAATAGTTTATCAACACCCTCTCTATCCGATTTATTGACAACAAAAACATCTGCAATTTCCATAATCCCGGCCTTTAAAGCCTGAATATCATCTCCCATACCCGGCACAAGCACAACAGCGTTCATATCGCTTACTTTCACTATGTCAACCTCATCCTGCCCAACCCCCACAGTTTCAACAATAATATAGTCAAAGTGAGCCGCATCAAGAATATCAATTGCATCAAGGCAGGCTCTATTTAATCCCCCTAACATCCCTCTTGTTGCCATTGAGCGAATGTAAATACCATCAACTGTTGAAAGTGTATTCATTCTAATTCTGTCTCCCAATATTGCCCCACCTGTAAAGGGAGAGGACGGGTCAATAGCTATAATTCCAACCTTATAACCTTTTTTGTTTATACTTTTGGCTATTTTATCTGTTAAGGTGGATTTACCTGCCCCTGGAGAACCTGTTATTCCAAAGATTTTTGCATTGCCTGTTCTCCCAAATATGGGATTGATAATTAAGTCTGCGCTTGAAGGATTGTTTTCCACAAAGGTTATAGCCTTTGCAATACTCCTTATATTTTGTTGTAAAATCCCCTCAACTATCTTTTCTATATCCATAATTTATTTTCAAAAACTAAAAAACAGCTTTAGTCTCTCAACAAGCTTCTTGCAATAACAAGCCTCTGGATTTCAGAAGTACCTTCTCCAATGGTACCTAATTTAGCATCTCTATAAAACTTTTCAGCAGGATACTCTTTAACATAGCCATATCCCCCTAATATCTGGACAGCCTCGTTTGCAACCCAGACAGTAGCCTCAGATGCGTATAGCTTTGCCATAGCAGAGATCTTGTTTACATTCTGCCCTGCATCCTTTAATGCTGCAGCCTGATAGACGAGAAGCCTCGCTGCTTCAACCTTTGTTGCCATATCGGCAAGTTTAAATTGAATTGCCTGAAAAGCGGAGATAGGTTTACCAAAGGCATACCTTTCCTTTGAATACCTCAAAGCAACCTCATATGCCCCTTGAGCCATTCCAAGGCAATAGGCCGCAATTGATATCCTTCCCCCATCAAGTATTGCAAGTGCATTTTTAAAACCTTCTCCCTCTTTTCCCAACAATCTGTCTGCCGGCACTTTGGCATCTTCAAAAATCAATTCAGAGGTATCACTTGCCCTCATTCCACATTTATTTTCTTTCTTACCCGGCCTGAACCCTTCAATTGATTTATCAAGGATAAAGGCAGAAATACCATGTTTCCCTGCCTCAGGGTTTGTTCTTGCCATTACCACATAAATATCCCCGTATGTACCATGGGTTATAAACTGCTTGGTACCGTTTAATATGTAATAATCCCCCTGTTTTTTTGCAGTTGACTTTAAAGCCCCTGCATCAGAGCCACTTCCCGGTTCAGTCAATCCCCAGGCTCCTATAGCCTCTCCCTTTGCCAACGGCACTAAAAATTTCCTCTTCTGCTCTTCATTTCCAAACATATAAATGTGGCTTGTGCAAAGGGAATTGTGAGCAGCAACCCCTAAACCAATTGATCCATCAATCCTTGATAATTCTTCAACAATTATTGCATATTCCACATAACCGTATCCGGCACCACCGTACTCTTCGGGGATAACAACCCCCAAAAAACCTAACTCACCCATTTTATGAAAAAGGTCTTTGGGGAAAATCTGCGCCTCATCCCACTCCATCACATGGGGTTTTATCTCTTTTTCTGCAAAATCCCTCACCATTTTTTTTAGCATTTTTTGCTCTTGAGTAAATTCAAAATCCATATCCCCTCCCAAAAATGCGCTCTATTTTTTCTTTGTTTTTTGAGCCTTTTTGTAAAGGGCTTCTGCTTCAGGAAACAATTCAAGGGCTTTCTGAAACTGCTTATCTACTTCAAGAAACCTTTTTGTTCCCTCTGCCAGCCCGAATTTAATGTTTAAAACTTCTTGCTCAATCAATACCTTAATAAGTTTTAAATTATCTTTAATATCCTTTTCAGTAAAATCTATCCCGTTTTTCTTTAAAAAGGATTTAAAATCATCTAAAACAGAGTCATCTGCAACAAAAGATTTTTTAATATCTTTGTGCTTATTTGTATATTCCACTGCAAACCTGAAGAATGCTGAATCCCTGAATCTCAACTTAACAAGAAAGTCACTTAATTTGCCGGAATCAACGGTATAATCAGGGGTAATGCCCCCTCCACCGTAAACCGTTCTCTTCAATTTTGTTGTTTTAAAGACAGGTTTATTTTCATTCTTTTCCTCTTCAGTTTGCAATTGTGGATTAAAATAATCTCCAAAAGAGGTTTTGTAATCCCTTTGAATACACCTTCCAGATGGGGTATAGTATTTCGCAGTTGTTAAAGCAAGAGCCATCTTTTTCTCTATCTCAAACACTGTTTGAACAAGCCCCTTACCCCAGGAGGTTTTTCCCACAATCAGGCCTCTGTCATTGTCCTGAATTGAACCAGCAACAATTTCCGAACCTGAAGCACTTCCCCTGTTTATTAAAACAACAAGGGGGATATTTTCAAATCCAAAGTTGTTTCTTGCATAGTAATCAGACCTCTCTTCTTTAGTTCTTCCCTTTATATATACGACCAAATCTCCCTTTGGCAAAAACAAATCAGAAACAATAACAGCAGAACTTAATAATCCACCGGGGTTATTTCTCAAATCAAGAATAAGTTTTTTCATCCCCTGCTTTTGCAATTTTTTAAGGGCATCATAAACCTCTTTGCCGGTTTTTTCACCAAAGCTTTTTACAAGAATATACCCTGTATCTTTGTTTACCATAAATGCATATTCAACAGTCCTTTCAGGTATTTCTGCACGCATTATGGTAAAGGTAAGGAGTTTTTTATACCCTGGCCTTTTAATTGTTATAACAACCTTTGTCCCTTTCTTACCTCTCAGCTTTGATACTGCGTCATTTACATTCATCCCCTCTGTCGGCTCACCGTTAATTGCGTAAATTATATCGCCGGAACGAATTCCAGCCTTTGCAGCAGGGGTATTTGCAATTGGAGCAATTACAGTTATTTTCCCGTTTCTCTGGGAGATAATCATTCCAACCCCGTAAAACTTACCCCTTTGTTCCTCAGTCATTCTTCTATACGCTTCTTCATTTAAAAAGGTGGAGTGGGGATCAAGGGTTGAAAGCATTCCGTCTATTGAGCCTTCAACAAACTTTTTATAGGTAAATTCGTTAACTGAATTTTTCTTTAAAAAATCTCCTAAATCAAC from Thermotomaculum hydrothermale carries:
- a CDS encoding acyl-CoA dehydrogenase, with the protein product MDFEFTQEQKMLKKMVRDFAEKEIKPHVMEWDEAQIFPKDLFHKMGELGFLGVVIPEEYGGAGYGYVEYAIIVEELSRIDGSIGLGVAAHNSLCTSHIYMFGNEEQKRKFLVPLAKGEAIGAWGLTEPGSGSDAGALKSTAKKQGDYYILNGTKQFITHGTYGDIYVVMARTNPEAGKHGISAFILDKSIEGFRPGKKENKCGMRASDTSELIFEDAKVPADRLLGKEGEGFKNALAILDGGRISIAAYCLGMAQGAYEVALRYSKERYAFGKPISAFQAIQFKLADMATKVEAARLLVYQAAALKDAGQNVNKISAMAKLYASEATVWVANEAVQILGGYGYVKEYPAEKFYRDAKLGTIGEGTSEIQRLVIARSLLRD
- a CDS encoding S41 family peptidase, translated to MKKKILFPVVLLLTVFVGIFAVEYSKKVASLVDLGDFLKKNSVNEFTYKKFVEGSIDGMLSTLDPHSTFLNEEAYRRMTEEQRGKFYGVGMIISQRNGKITVIAPIANTPAAKAGIRSGDIIYAINGEPTEGMNVNDAVSKLRGKKGTKVVITIKRPGYKKLLTFTIMRAEIPERTVEYAFMVNKDTGYILVKSFGEKTGKEVYDALKKLQKQGMKKLILDLRNNPGGLLSSAVIVSDLFLPKGDLVVYIKGRTKEERSDYYARNNFGFENIPLVVLINRGSASGSEIVAGSIQDNDRGLIVGKTSWGKGLVQTVFEIEKKMALALTTAKYYTPSGRCIQRDYKTSFGDYFNPQLQTEEEKNENKPVFKTTKLKRTVYGGGGITPDYTVDSGKLSDFLVKLRFRDSAFFRFAVEYTNKHKDIKKSFVADDSVLDDFKSFLKKNGIDFTEKDIKDNLKLIKVLIEQEVLNIKFGLAEGTKRFLEVDKQFQKALELFPEAEALYKKAQKTKKK